The following proteins come from a genomic window of Edaphobacter sp. 4G125:
- a CDS encoding enolase C-terminal domain-like protein, with protein sequence MNRRNLLKMATASTMCGVTAPFLAMDQRAEAQVEKATRGMPAPKIKDIRVIECEPAGSRLTVVKITTDQDGLYGYGCGTFTQRADLVKPAVDRYLKPLLMGKTTDRIEDIWWTCYDSSYWKNGPVLNNAISGIDEALWDIKGRQAGMPVYQLLGGKVREAVDTYAHADGADFKDVVASAKGYMDQGFRNVRVQIGVPGMAGYGSRSGSQTTYKPLHDKPFFEPAIYMRRALKMLETCRTELGEEVNLLHDVHERLSPNQAVQFCKEAEKFHMFFVEDPLSPEDIAYFKQIRDNCATPIAMGELFNSPHEWQPLIEGRLIDYIRCHLSQMGGLTPARKVAILAETFGVKTAWHGPGDVSPVGHMAQVTLDIVSPNFGIQEYTPFNDRTKQIFHGCPEMRDGYFWVNETPGWGIEIDEKEAAKAPFTQSRNGLNGGWGEIRRADGTVIKQ encoded by the coding sequence ATGAACCGACGGAATCTTTTGAAGATGGCCACGGCCTCGACCATGTGTGGTGTGACGGCTCCGTTTCTCGCGATGGACCAGAGGGCCGAGGCGCAGGTGGAGAAAGCAACGCGCGGGATGCCGGCTCCGAAGATTAAGGACATTCGTGTGATCGAGTGCGAGCCGGCGGGATCTCGGTTGACCGTCGTGAAGATTACGACGGATCAGGATGGCCTCTACGGTTACGGTTGCGGGACATTTACGCAGAGAGCGGACCTGGTGAAGCCGGCGGTCGATCGGTATCTGAAACCGTTGTTGATGGGAAAGACAACCGACCGAATCGAGGACATCTGGTGGACCTGCTACGACAGTTCGTACTGGAAAAATGGACCGGTACTGAACAATGCGATCAGCGGGATCGATGAGGCTCTGTGGGACATTAAGGGACGTCAGGCCGGGATGCCGGTGTACCAGCTTTTGGGAGGCAAGGTACGCGAGGCGGTGGACACATACGCACACGCCGATGGCGCGGATTTCAAGGATGTGGTGGCCTCGGCCAAGGGGTACATGGATCAGGGATTCCGTAATGTACGGGTACAGATCGGTGTGCCGGGGATGGCAGGGTACGGCTCAAGGAGTGGAAGCCAGACAACGTACAAGCCTTTGCACGACAAACCGTTCTTTGAACCGGCGATCTATATGCGGCGGGCGCTGAAGATGCTGGAGACATGCCGCACGGAGCTAGGCGAGGAAGTGAACCTGCTGCACGATGTTCACGAGCGACTCTCGCCGAACCAGGCGGTCCAGTTCTGCAAAGAGGCAGAAAAGTTCCATATGTTTTTCGTGGAGGACCCGCTGTCACCTGAAGATATCGCGTATTTCAAGCAAATCCGCGATAACTGCGCGACTCCGATTGCCATGGGAGAGCTATTCAACTCGCCACATGAGTGGCAGCCGTTGATCGAAGGAAGGCTGATCGACTATATCCGGTGCCATCTGTCGCAGATGGGAGGGCTGACCCCGGCCCGAAAAGTCGCAATTCTGGCAGAAACCTTTGGAGTGAAGACAGCATGGCATGGCCCGGGAGACGTTTCACCAGTGGGACACATGGCGCAGGTGACGCTGGACATTGTGAGTCCAAATTTCGGCATCCAGGAGTACACGCCATTCAATGATCGGACGAAGCAGATCTTCCACGGATGCCCGGAGATGAGAGATGGCTACTTCTGGGTAAACGAGACTCCGGGATGGGGGATCGAGATCGACGAGAAAGAAGCCGCGAAAGCTCCATTTACTCAAAGCAGAAATGGATTGAATGGAGGATGGGGCGAGATCAGACGCGCGGATGGAACGGTGATCAAGCAGTAG
- a CDS encoding tetratricopeptide repeat protein, translating to MNISNFISRHSTSLACTVFAVSLLVPSSPAFAVSKEIVQLQTQVQQLQDAVARLQQSNDERMGVMKDLVQQSADAVNRMSQNIDTLQKQLQVRQDNQGSKIDQVSGQIQSLNDSLDEVKARLGRLEKLAQDIQSQQQSINANMPPAGAPMDNSVPPAANTPPPVAAPTRKGKPSAGTPMSEVTPPPTTPAAPAAPPVDDLYKTALGDYMGAKYQLASSEFSDVVKFYPDHPLAGNASFYRGEIAYRANHYQDAIKEYDRVIEQYADSNKVPVAHLHKGQALLALKQNEAGVRELRALIQRFPNSPEAMQARSKLNGMGVTISPRR from the coding sequence ATGAATATCTCTAATTTCATTTCCCGACATTCCACTTCCCTGGCTTGCACGGTCTTTGCGGTATCGCTTCTCGTTCCATCCTCTCCTGCATTTGCCGTAAGCAAGGAGATCGTGCAGCTTCAAACCCAGGTTCAACAGTTGCAGGACGCCGTTGCACGCCTGCAGCAATCGAATGACGAACGCATGGGCGTCATGAAGGACCTGGTCCAACAAAGCGCCGATGCAGTCAATCGCATGTCGCAAAATATCGATACACTTCAGAAACAGCTTCAGGTTCGTCAGGATAACCAAGGAAGTAAGATCGACCAGGTCTCCGGCCAGATCCAATCCCTCAACGACTCCCTGGATGAGGTAAAGGCTCGTCTTGGCCGCCTGGAGAAACTGGCACAGGATATCCAGAGCCAGCAACAATCGATCAATGCAAATATGCCGCCGGCTGGCGCTCCCATGGATAATTCAGTTCCGCCTGCTGCAAATACTCCTCCTCCTGTTGCCGCTCCTACACGGAAGGGCAAACCGTCAGCAGGAACACCAATGTCGGAGGTCACTCCGCCTCCGACTACTCCGGCGGCGCCTGCAGCTCCGCCAGTCGACGATCTCTACAAGACTGCTCTTGGAGATTACATGGGGGCGAAGTATCAGCTCGCCTCCTCTGAATTCTCAGACGTTGTGAAGTTCTACCCTGATCATCCCTTAGCGGGAAATGCTTCATTTTATCGGGGCGAGATCGCCTACCGCGCCAATCACTATCAAGATGCCATCAAAGAGTATGACCGGGTGATCGAACAGTATGCAGATAGCAACAAGGTTCCGGTTGCACATCTTCATAAAGGCCAAGCCCTCTTGGCGCTCAAACAAAATGAAGCTGGCGTCCGCGAGCTTCGCGCTTTGATCCAGCGTTTTCCTAACTCTCCTGAAGCCATGCAGGCTCGTAGCAAGTTGAATGGCATGGGCGTAACGATCTCTCCTCGCCGTTAG
- the gdhA gene encoding NADP-specific glutamate dehydrogenase, producing MNCIDEKLQPIFSEVTRRNCGEPEFHQAVHEVLESLGRVVAKHPHFLDQALIERICEPERQVIFRVPWVDDSGKVQINRGFRVQFNSALGPYKGGMRFHPSVNVGIIKFLGFEQTFKNALTGMPIGGGKGGSDFDPKGKSDGEIMRFCQSLMTELHRHLGEYTDVPAGDIGVGGREIGYMFGQYKRLTNRYEAGVITGKALAYGGSRARTEATGYGNTYFVQAMLQTKGTDFEGKKVVVSGSGNVAIYTIEKVQAFGGKVVACSDSSGYVVDEGGIDLALLKEIKDVRRERISEYATVKGAGVHFISADKGSVWDVPCDVAMPSATQNELSGKDAGTLVKNRVIAVGEGANMPSTPEAIQVFQDAGVLFAPGKAANAGGVATSALEMQQNASRDSWTFEQTEERLAAIMRNIHDTCAATAEEYGAPGNYVLGANIAGFVRVAEAMQMLGVI from the coding sequence ATGAATTGTATTGACGAAAAGCTTCAACCCATCTTCTCCGAGGTCACTCGCCGCAATTGCGGCGAGCCAGAATTCCATCAGGCGGTGCACGAAGTTCTTGAGAGTCTAGGCCGCGTCGTCGCCAAGCACCCGCATTTTCTTGACCAGGCACTGATCGAGAGGATTTGCGAGCCAGAACGTCAGGTCATCTTCCGCGTTCCCTGGGTGGATGATTCCGGCAAGGTGCAGATCAATCGCGGATTTCGTGTACAGTTCAATTCGGCACTCGGCCCTTATAAAGGTGGGATGCGCTTTCATCCCTCGGTGAATGTCGGCATTATTAAATTTCTTGGTTTCGAACAGACCTTCAAAAACGCACTGACCGGAATGCCCATCGGCGGTGGCAAGGGAGGATCAGATTTCGACCCAAAGGGTAAGTCAGACGGCGAGATCATGCGTTTCTGCCAGTCGCTGATGACTGAACTGCACCGCCACCTCGGAGAATACACTGACGTTCCAGCCGGTGATATTGGCGTGGGTGGACGCGAGATCGGATATATGTTTGGGCAATACAAGCGCCTGACCAACCGCTACGAGGCGGGTGTTATCACAGGGAAGGCACTGGCCTATGGCGGATCACGCGCGCGCACTGAAGCGACAGGCTATGGCAATACTTACTTTGTACAGGCCATGTTGCAGACCAAGGGAACCGATTTTGAGGGTAAGAAGGTCGTTGTCTCGGGATCGGGCAATGTAGCGATCTATACGATTGAAAAGGTTCAGGCCTTTGGCGGGAAAGTCGTTGCCTGCTCCGACTCCAGCGGTTATGTCGTGGATGAGGGTGGTATCGACCTCGCGCTGTTGAAGGAGATCAAGGATGTGCGGCGTGAGCGCATCTCAGAATATGCAACGGTAAAGGGCGCGGGAGTGCACTTTATCTCTGCCGACAAGGGGTCGGTTTGGGATGTGCCTTGCGATGTCGCCATGCCTTCGGCCACGCAGAATGAGTTGTCAGGCAAGGATGCAGGCACATTGGTGAAGAACCGTGTGATTGCTGTTGGAGAAGGCGCCAATATGCCCTCGACCCCAGAAGCCATCCAGGTGTTCCAAGACGCGGGAGTGTTATTTGCTCCTGGCAAAGCTGCCAATGCGGGCGGTGTGGCCACTTCAGCCCTGGAGATGCAGCAGAATGCCAGCCGCGACAGCTGGACCTTCGAGCAGACAGAAGAGCGGCTTGCCGCGATTATGCGAAATATCCATGACACCTGCGCTGCTACCGCTGAGGAATATGGTGCTCCAGGCAATTACGTCCTGGGTGCTAACATCGCGGGTTTCGTCCGTGTGGCCGAGGCGATGCAAATGCTGGGTGTGATCTAA
- the tolB gene encoding Tol-Pal system beta propeller repeat protein TolB, with protein sequence MTKRRVRSLLKILRFVGPVVTASACLFFATASPAMAQDWFKTETSSGVSNIRIAAADFKAVSADPQAGPLKQTFDTTLFNDLSNAGIFDMVSKSMLPQASPGAPGEINLAQWAAPPTSAAMVTFGAFGTSGGRITVNGYLFDAKNTQFPQVLSKQYNEEASEDMARQIAHRFADEIIFRLGGGIPGIAETKIYYVKVAGGNKEIWAMDYDGANQHQITHLGTISISPRVSPDNSRIAFSSLGRDGFQIRMYSLLLNRMVNFSSLGGTNLSPAWSPDGRQLAFSSSRTGDPEIYLTDSNGGGMKRITSFRGPDVSPVFNPKTGSQIAWISGRTGLPQLYIMDVDGSAVTRLTDGGYATSVSWSPNGQFLAFAWNRKYGPGAPGGQDIYVMEISTKRWIQVTHDIGRCDFPSWSPDGRHIVFANSPDGRASSTRIVSMLVDGTGRHNLTGPGADMPNWSWK encoded by the coding sequence ATGACAAAACGTCGCGTTCGTTCTCTGCTCAAAATTTTGCGTTTCGTCGGGCCTGTTGTTACTGCCTCCGCATGTCTTTTCTTCGCCACAGCCAGTCCCGCTATGGCGCAGGACTGGTTTAAGACGGAAACTTCCAGTGGCGTCTCCAACATTCGAATTGCAGCCGCGGACTTTAAGGCCGTTTCAGCCGATCCTCAAGCAGGCCCATTAAAGCAGACCTTCGATACCACCCTCTTTAACGATCTCTCGAATGCCGGCATCTTCGACATGGTCTCCAAGAGCATGTTGCCTCAGGCTTCACCGGGTGCCCCGGGAGAGATCAACCTTGCACAATGGGCTGCGCCGCCTACTTCTGCCGCCATGGTCACCTTTGGAGCCTTTGGGACCTCGGGTGGACGCATTACGGTGAATGGGTATCTTTTTGATGCGAAGAACACACAATTCCCCCAGGTGCTCTCGAAGCAGTACAACGAGGAAGCCTCTGAGGATATGGCTCGGCAGATCGCCCATCGGTTTGCCGATGAGATTATCTTCCGCCTCGGCGGCGGTATTCCCGGCATCGCAGAGACCAAAATTTACTACGTGAAGGTTGCAGGCGGAAATAAAGAGATTTGGGCGATGGACTACGATGGAGCCAACCAGCACCAGATCACCCATCTTGGTACGATCTCGATCTCTCCTCGTGTCTCGCCGGACAATAGTCGGATTGCCTTCTCTTCTCTGGGACGGGATGGTTTTCAGATCCGGATGTACTCTCTGCTGTTGAACCGGATGGTTAACTTCTCCTCCCTCGGGGGGACCAATCTTTCACCTGCCTGGTCACCTGACGGTCGTCAACTGGCCTTCTCCTCTTCTCGAACGGGAGATCCGGAGATCTACCTCACAGATTCCAACGGGGGCGGGATGAAGCGAATTACCAGCTTCCGTGGTCCCGACGTCTCCCCTGTCTTCAATCCGAAGACAGGATCGCAAATTGCCTGGATCAGCGGTCGCACAGGATTGCCGCAACTCTATATCATGGATGTCGATGGATCCGCTGTAACGCGTTTAACCGATGGAGGTTATGCAACTTCCGTCTCCTGGTCTCCCAATGGTCAGTTCCTAGCATTCGCATGGAACCGCAAATATGGGCCAGGCGCGCCGGGCGGTCAAGATATCTATGTCATGGAAATTTCCACAAAGCGCTGGATCCAAGTTACGCATGATATCGGCCGTTGCGACTTTCCGTCATGGTCGCCAGATGGTCGCCATATCGTGTTCGCGAACTCCCCGGACGGCCGTGCCTCGAGCACGCGTATCGTTTCCATGCTGGTCGATGGCACAGGGCGGCATAACCTGACTGGTCCTGGTGCTGATATGCCAAATTGGAGCTGGAAGTAA
- the pal gene encoding peptidoglycan-associated lipoprotein Pal encodes MNVSFAHSRKALVIAAVVVALGAVTGCHKKEKPVNPASLGPMPSSAPAPTATLTADPEAIDVGQSVVLNWRTQNATSVTIDGIGEVPVNGTQTVTPSSSTNFHLTAKGDGGTTEANVRVTVRVPQAPSANSGEGDMGSEAAFHQNVKDIFFDYDSYDVRPDAQASIPAAASYLNAHPAIKVVIGGYCDERGSAEYNLALGENRANSAKTALVNAGVSGSRIRVISYGKEKQFCTEQNESCWQQNRRAQFSLDR; translated from the coding sequence ATGAACGTATCATTCGCCCATTCTCGAAAAGCCCTGGTTATAGCAGCGGTCGTTGTCGCTTTAGGCGCAGTGACTGGATGCCACAAGAAAGAAAAACCGGTCAACCCAGCTTCACTGGGACCCATGCCGAGCTCTGCACCCGCTCCAACCGCCACCCTGACTGCTGATCCGGAAGCGATCGATGTGGGTCAGTCGGTTGTGCTGAATTGGCGGACACAAAACGCGACCTCCGTAACCATCGATGGCATTGGCGAAGTTCCTGTGAACGGTACCCAGACGGTGACGCCTTCCAGCTCTACCAACTTCCATCTCACGGCAAAGGGCGATGGAGGTACGACCGAGGCGAATGTTCGCGTTACGGTTCGGGTTCCGCAGGCTCCCTCGGCTAATTCAGGAGAAGGCGATATGGGATCTGAAGCTGCCTTTCACCAGAATGTGAAGGACATCTTCTTTGATTACGACAGCTACGATGTTCGTCCGGATGCGCAAGCCTCAATTCCAGCGGCTGCGTCTTATCTGAACGCGCACCCAGCCATCAAGGTCGTGATCGGCGGTTACTGCGACGAGCGTGGTTCGGCTGAGTACAACCTCGCGCTCGGTGAAAATCGCGCAAACTCTGCCAAGACTGCGTTGGTCAATGCTGGCGTCTCCGGATCGCGTATCCGCGTCATCAGCTATGGCAAGGAAAAGCAGTTCTGCACAGAGCAAAATGAGAGCTGCTGGCAGCAGAATCGTCGTGCTCAGTTCTCGCTTGATCGCTAA
- the rfaD gene encoding ADP-glyceromanno-heptose 6-epimerase, translated as MIIVTGGAGFIGSNLVQELNQAGHSDILVVDNLAPAPNLSGPKFLNLHGAEFSDYMDKKEFRDAVKNGLIDGTKVQAILHQGACSNTLEDDGRYMMDNNFTYSKELLHFALEHGIPFVYASTAAVYGASTDFTEIPENERPLNVYGYSKLVFDNYVRRLMPEIKSTVVGLRYFNVYGQREQHKGRMASVMHHFTKQLKETDVIRMFEGSGGYGNGEQRRDFVYVGDLARINMFFAGLLADQKGPQDVRAIVNAGTGEARTFKAVAEALMSVHGPGKIEYIPFPGDLKNRYQHFTQADVQGLRKAGYAEPFTSLEDGVKKTFPK; from the coding sequence GTGATCATTGTCACCGGCGGGGCCGGATTCATTGGAAGCAACCTTGTCCAAGAGCTAAACCAGGCGGGTCACAGCGACATTCTGGTGGTCGACAATCTTGCCCCTGCGCCAAATCTAAGCGGTCCCAAATTTCTTAACCTTCACGGCGCAGAGTTTTCTGACTACATGGATAAGAAGGAGTTTCGAGACGCCGTAAAGAATGGCTTGATCGATGGTACGAAGGTTCAGGCGATCCTGCATCAAGGAGCCTGTTCGAACACGCTTGAAGATGATGGTCGCTACATGATGGACAACAACTTTACCTACTCCAAGGAGCTTCTTCACTTTGCTCTGGAGCATGGAATTCCGTTTGTTTATGCCTCTACGGCGGCAGTCTATGGCGCCAGTACAGACTTTACGGAGATCCCAGAGAACGAGCGTCCCTTGAATGTCTATGGTTATTCGAAGCTGGTCTTCGATAATTACGTCCGGCGCCTCATGCCTGAAATTAAGAGCACTGTAGTCGGTCTGCGCTATTTCAACGTTTATGGCCAACGAGAGCAGCACAAGGGCCGCATGGCGAGCGTGATGCATCACTTCACGAAGCAGCTCAAGGAGACTGACGTTATTCGGATGTTTGAAGGATCGGGTGGGTATGGAAATGGAGAGCAGCGTCGCGATTTTGTCTACGTTGGCGATCTGGCCCGGATCAATATGTTTTTTGCAGGATTGCTGGCTGATCAGAAGGGCCCTCAGGATGTACGGGCGATTGTGAATGCTGGGACTGGAGAGGCGCGCACGTTCAAGGCCGTTGCTGAAGCCTTAATGAGCGTTCATGGTCCGGGAAAGATCGAATACATTCCATTTCCTGGAGATCTCAAAAATCGGTATCAACACTTCACGCAGGCAGACGTTCAAGGGCTGCGGAAGGCGGGCTATGCTGAGCCCTTTACCTCTCTGGAAGATGGGGTAAAAAAGACATTTCCCAAGTAA
- a CDS encoding lysylphosphatidylglycerol synthase transmembrane domain-containing protein: MTQTHSRKFIKTVPGFLVSAFFLWYTFRHVHPSEFRSLSFVHPLWVLGVIGFTLAGYTLRCVRWTRMMRSTGARFSTCARVLMTSLAANNIMPLRIGDIMRIFTYASDLGAAPSAIFSTVILEKLLDVFVVGLIFVGTMGGDLPVKIRRGADVALLVSTLGLLILMFGAGKLEAPVRKFFAAFPENKLVHKVEHWLLLAISMLRQMGIAGNIVLLVQSGIIWFCEGMIFVSAINLIGLKISPLGPWEAVSFANLSYMLPSSPGAIGPFEWAVKSSLVSHGAPQGVSAVFGLAIHAWMLISVTGAGGLIFLIHRIRMHNHTPLLNEIETLPTELP, encoded by the coding sequence ATGACCCAGACGCATTCTCGCAAATTCATCAAAACGGTTCCGGGCTTTCTTGTCAGTGCGTTTTTCCTTTGGTATACGTTTCGCCACGTTCATCCTTCGGAGTTCCGCTCTCTGAGCTTTGTTCATCCTCTCTGGGTTCTGGGCGTTATTGGCTTTACGCTGGCAGGTTACACGCTGCGCTGCGTACGCTGGACCCGCATGATGCGCTCTACAGGAGCTCGTTTTTCCACTTGCGCACGGGTTCTGATGACTTCGCTTGCTGCCAATAACATCATGCCGTTGCGCATCGGGGATATCATGCGGATATTTACCTATGCGTCGGATCTCGGAGCGGCCCCCTCTGCCATATTTAGCACTGTAATTTTGGAAAAGTTGCTAGATGTATTTGTTGTGGGGCTTATTTTTGTTGGCACGATGGGAGGGGATCTGCCCGTAAAGATTCGCCGCGGTGCAGATGTTGCTCTACTGGTTTCGACATTGGGGCTGCTTATTCTTATGTTCGGGGCTGGGAAACTTGAAGCGCCAGTCCGCAAATTCTTTGCCGCATTTCCTGAGAATAAGCTGGTCCACAAGGTGGAGCATTGGCTGCTCCTGGCGATCAGCATGCTCCGTCAGATGGGTATTGCGGGCAATATCGTTCTTCTTGTTCAGAGTGGCATCATATGGTTTTGCGAAGGAATGATCTTTGTTTCGGCGATAAACCTTATCGGACTTAAAATATCCCCGCTCGGGCCATGGGAGGCGGTTTCCTTCGCCAACCTCTCGTATATGTTGCCCAGTTCACCGGGAGCGATTGGCCCCTTTGAGTGGGCTGTTAAGAGTTCTTTGGTCAGCCATGGCGCTCCGCAAGGGGTATCTGCAGTTTTTGGTTTGGCAATACATGCCTGGATGCTGATCTCGGTAACAGGTGCTGGAGGCCTGATTTTCCTCATCCACAGGATACGTATGCATAACCATACGCCCTTACTCAACGAGATCGAGACTCTTCCCACAGAGTTACCGTAA
- a CDS encoding ThuA domain-containing protein, with protein MPLFSRITPLLIALILAAPLLSQQPRILVYTRNYTPDGKGYVHDNIATSVEAIRRMGAESHFTVDTSDSPDVFTDDNLKQYAALVFSNSNNEAFTTDDQRAAFRRYIQSHHGFVALHSGSGSERSWPYYWQVVGGKFVEHPVLQTFTVHVTDSDSPITKGLDADFAWTDECYFTDHQSPDIHPLLTTDRTKLRGLDKMRRSDPNTYPNPLPLAWTQTFDGSREFYLALGHRKEDYANPILYNLIRRGILWSINAQSASSRP; from the coding sequence GTGCCCCTCTTCTCCAGAATCACGCCTCTTCTCATCGCCCTTATTCTGGCCGCTCCTCTTCTCAGCCAACAGCCCAGAATCCTTGTCTATACCCGCAACTACACTCCCGACGGCAAGGGCTACGTCCATGACAACATCGCAACCAGTGTCGAAGCCATTCGCAGGATGGGAGCCGAAAGCCACTTCACTGTCGATACCTCTGATTCTCCTGATGTCTTCACCGACGACAACCTCAAGCAATATGCCGCTCTCGTCTTCAGCAATAGCAACAACGAAGCCTTCACTACCGACGATCAGCGCGCCGCCTTCAGGCGTTACATCCAATCCCATCACGGCTTCGTCGCCCTTCATTCCGGATCAGGCTCCGAGCGCTCCTGGCCCTACTATTGGCAGGTCGTTGGCGGCAAGTTTGTCGAGCACCCCGTCCTTCAGACCTTCACCGTCCATGTGACCGATTCCGACTCTCCGATCACAAAAGGACTGGACGCCGACTTCGCCTGGACCGACGAGTGCTATTTCACCGATCATCAGAGTCCCGACATTCATCCCCTCCTAACCACTGATCGCACCAAACTTCGAGGCCTCGACAAGATGCGCCGCTCGGATCCCAATACCTATCCCAATCCTCTCCCCCTTGCGTGGACTCAGACCTTCGACGGCAGCCGCGAGTTCTATCTCGCCCTTGGGCACCGCAAAGAGGATTACGCCAATCCCATCCTCTACAATCTCATTCGTCGCGGTATCCTCTGGTCTATCAACGCGCAATCGGCTTCCAGTCGCCCATAA
- a CDS encoding arginine--tRNA ligase, whose protein sequence is MYRKVQQSLLARIQAILAERYQLTFSHLAVEQPPSISMGELALPVAFELAKQLRKAPRAIATELAAELSSSLPTGVASVEVAGAGYINVRFDREAVAHDIASDQHSDIGGPGFRLIEHTSINPNKAAHIGHLRNAILGDTFQRLLRKDDYKSGYDVGVQNYIDNTGVQVADVVVGLTHLEGRDLASTKRLLSDLDAKGERIDYYCWDLYASVSQWYSADPDQAAARKQIRLETLHAIEHGGNETAAVADLIATAVLRRHLETMQRLSIEYDFLPRESEILHLHFWDAARQLMIEKGVLYLETEGKNKGCWVMRRAGTEEVEGEEGPNEDAKVIVRSNGTVTYVGKDIAYHLWKFGLLPGKDFGYRKFLEYPSHTCWISTDGPSDAGHPIFGHADAIYNVIDSRQNDPQTQVVQALRGMGFTKEADRYTHFSYEMVALTPRCALDLGYAVSEEDQKRAYIEVSGRKGFGVKADDLLDQLISAAQTEVDARHPDLSDAERATIARQIAVGALRYFMLRYTRNTVIAFDFKDALSFEGETGPYIQYAIVRAANIFRKANTNPEATIAGFQQFNAKPFLEGEEGNSIWETWLLAAKLSSVIEQCLSTSEPAYLARYAFQLAQQFNNFYHRHHILNETDPDRRALYLATAAVAQREMIRALGFLGIEAPERM, encoded by the coding sequence ATGTATCGTAAAGTTCAACAGTCTTTGCTGGCGCGTATTCAGGCTATTCTTGCTGAAAGATATCAGCTTACCTTTTCGCATCTTGCTGTTGAGCAGCCACCCTCCATTTCGATGGGAGAGTTAGCACTTCCGGTGGCTTTTGAGCTGGCCAAGCAGCTTCGCAAAGCGCCGCGAGCGATTGCCACGGAACTTGCAGCAGAATTGTCTTCTTCACTTCCCACAGGCGTAGCTTCGGTCGAAGTTGCCGGAGCTGGATATATCAACGTACGTTTCGACAGGGAAGCGGTTGCGCACGATATTGCCAGCGATCAGCACTCCGATATTGGAGGCCCAGGTTTTAGGCTCATTGAGCACACCAGTATCAATCCGAATAAGGCCGCTCATATCGGTCACCTTCGCAATGCGATCCTTGGAGATACTTTCCAGCGTTTACTTCGGAAAGACGACTATAAGAGTGGCTACGACGTCGGTGTACAAAATTACATCGACAATACGGGAGTACAGGTCGCTGATGTTGTTGTCGGTCTGACGCACCTGGAAGGGCGCGATCTTGCTTCTACGAAGCGGCTTCTGTCAGATTTAGACGCAAAAGGCGAGCGCATTGATTATTACTGCTGGGATCTCTATGCCAGCGTTTCGCAATGGTACTCGGCTGATCCGGACCAGGCTGCCGCCCGCAAACAAATACGCCTCGAGACACTCCATGCCATCGAGCATGGAGGAAATGAGACAGCCGCTGTCGCTGATCTGATCGCCACAGCAGTCTTGCGACGACATCTTGAGACGATGCAAAGGTTGTCGATCGAATATGACTTCCTTCCACGGGAAAGCGAGATTTTGCATCTTCATTTCTGGGATGCTGCTCGGCAATTGATGATTGAAAAAGGTGTTCTTTATCTCGAGACGGAAGGGAAGAACAAGGGGTGCTGGGTCATGCGCCGTGCCGGAACGGAGGAGGTCGAGGGAGAAGAAGGCCCAAATGAGGATGCTAAAGTCATCGTTCGATCTAATGGCACAGTTACCTATGTTGGCAAGGACATTGCGTACCATCTCTGGAAGTTTGGCCTTCTACCCGGAAAAGATTTTGGCTATCGAAAATTTTTGGAGTATCCCTCACATACCTGTTGGATCTCGACCGATGGTCCAAGCGACGCAGGTCACCCCATATTCGGGCATGCAGATGCAATTTACAACGTAATCGATTCTCGCCAGAATGATCCTCAAACGCAGGTTGTTCAGGCCCTGCGCGGCATGGGCTTTACCAAGGAGGCAGATCGCTATACCCATTTTTCTTACGAGATGGTTGCGCTTACTCCACGATGCGCGCTTGATTTGGGATATGCCGTCAGTGAAGAGGACCAGAAGAGAGCGTACATCGAAGTCAGCGGGCGGAAGGGGTTTGGAGTTAAAGCGGACGATCTCCTCGACCAATTAATAAGTGCAGCACAGACAGAGGTCGATGCCCGTCATCCAGATCTCTCCGATGCCGAGAGGGCGACGATCGCGCGCCAGATTGCGGTTGGCGCTTTGCGTTATTTTATGTTGCGTTATACCCGAAATACGGTGATCGCATTCGACTTCAAAGATGCACTTAGCTTCGAAGGAGAGACCGGCCCATATATTCAGTACGCCATCGTTCGGGCTGCGAATATCTTTCGCAAGGCAAACACAAACCCCGAGGCCACAATCGCTGGGTTTCAGCAATTCAATGCCAAGCCGTTTCTGGAAGGGGAAGAAGGGAATTCGATCTGGGAAACATGGCTGCTGGCTGCGAAACTATCCAGCGTCATTGAGCAGTGTCTCTCAACTTCAGAGCCTGCTTATCTGGCTCGCTATGCCTTCCAACTAGCACAGCAGTTCAATAACTTTTACCACCGCCATCACATCCTGAATGAAACAGATCCAGATCGCCGAGCACTCTATCTGGCGACCGCGGCAGTTGCACAACGCGAGATGATCCGCGCGTTAGGGTTCTTAGGGATTGAAGCTCCTGAGCGCATGTAA